A section of the Castanea sativa cultivar Marrone di Chiusa Pesio chromosome 12, ASM4071231v1 genome encodes:
- the LOC142620868 gene encoding metal transporter Nramp7.2-like, which yields MRSQEQPQQVSDVVPSSSSSSLGDGSNRIAELNLEGTPPPNITDSPDHKQFDHDDEDSQKPGWRKFLSYVGPGFLVSLAYLDPGNLETDLQAGASYRFEQLWVILIGLIFALIIQSLAANLGVSTGKHLAELCKVEYPKYVKYCLWLLAEVAVIAADIPEVIGTAFALNILFHIPIWTGVLITGLSTLLLLGLQRYGVRKLELLITILVFVMAACFFGEMGYVKPPAAPVLKGMFIPKLSGQGATGEAIALLGALVMPHNLFLHSALVLSRKIPNSVHGINDACRYFLIESGFALFVAFLINVAIVSVSGTVCSANNISNETANQCNDLNLNSASFLLKNVLGQSSSTIYAIALLASGQSSTITGTYAGQFIMQGFLDLKMKKWIRNLMTRCIAITPSLIVSIIGGSNGAARLIIIASMILSFELPFALIPLLKFSSSATKMGPHKNSIYVIVISWILGMGIIGINIYYLSTGFVGWLIHNNLPKVANVFVGLLVFPLMLIYILAVIYLTFRKDIVVTFVEPLKHDYPLAQNNMEHGLGNSCEVGELDHIPHREDLADIALPE from the exons atgAGAAGCCAAGAACAACCGCAGCAAGTAAGTGATGTTgtaccatcatcatcatcatcatcattgggTGATGGGAGCAACCGTATAGCTGAACTTAATCTAGAGGGAACCCCACCCCCCAATATCACTGATAGTCCTGACCATAAACAGTTTGATCATGATGATGAGGACTCTCAG AAACCTGGGTGGAGAAAGTTCCTATCATATGTAGGCCCTGGATTCCTTGTCTCTTTAGCTTATCTTGACCCAGGCAATT TGGAAACTGATCTGCAGGCTGGAGCAAGCTACAGATTTGAG CAACTGTGGGTGATACTTATTGGATTGATCTTTGCGCTCATAATTCAATCTCTGGCTGCAAATCTTGGTGTAAGCACTG GCAAACACCTTGCAGAATTATGTAAGGTTGAGTACCCAAAATATGTGAAGTATTGCCTATGGTTGCTAGCAGAGGTTGCAGTCATAGCTGCTGACATACCCGAAG TGATTGGAACAGCCTTTGCACTAAATATACTGTTTCACATTCCAATTTGGACTGGAGTTCTCATCACTGGTTTAAGTACTCTCTTACTTCTTGGCCTACAGAGATACGgg GTTAGGAAGCTGGAATTGCTGATAACAATATTGGTCTTCGTAATGGCTGCATGTTTCTTTGGAGAAATGGGTTATGTAAAGCCTCCAGCAGCTCCTGTGCTAAAGGGAATGTTTATACCCAAGCTCAGTGGCCAAGGAGCCACCGGGGAAGCCATAGCACTTTTGGGTGCCCTTGTCATGCC GCACAATCTCTTTCTCCACTCGGCTCTTGTGCTATCCAGGAAAATACCAAATTCTGTCCATGGTATCAAT GATGCATGTCGATATTTCTTAATAGAGAGCGGATTCGCATTGTTTGTTGCATTTCTAATCAATGTTGCAATTGTCTCTGTATCGGGCACTGTTTGCTCAGCCAATAACATCTCAAATGAGACTGCAAATCAATGCAATGATCTTAACCTCAACTCAGCCTCTTTCCTTCTTAAG AATGTATTGGGTCAGTCAAGCTCAACCATTTATGCCATTGCATTACTAGCCTCAGGGCAAAGCTCCACCATCACAGGCACTTATGCAGGGCAATTCATCATGCAG GGTTTCTTGGATCTTAAGATGAAAAAATGGATTAGAAATCTGATGACAAGGTGCATTGCCATTACACCTAGTCTTATTGTTTCCATTATTGGAGGATCTAATGGTGCAGCCCGACTTATCATCATCGCATCG ATGATACTTTCATTTGAGCTTCCATTTGCTCTAATCCCCCTCCTAAAATTCAGTAGCAGTGCCACCAAGATGGGACCACACAAGAATTCAATATAT GTTATTGTGATCTCGTGGATCCTAGGGATGGGAATCATTGGCATTAACATCTACTACCTGAGCACAGGCTTTGTTGGTTGGCTAATTCACAACAATTTACCAAAGGTTGCAAATGTGTTTGTTGGCCTCTTAGTGTTTCCCTTAATGCTCATCTATATCTTAGCAGTCATCTATCTTACCTTCCGAAAAGACATTGTTGTAACATTTGTTGAGCCTTTAAAGCATGACTACCCTTTAGCCCAAAACAACATGGAACACGGGCTAGGCAATTCTTGTGAGGTGGGCGAGTTGGACCACATTCCTCACAGAGAGGATCTGGCTGATATCGCACTACCAGAGTGA